One segment of Methanolinea mesophila DNA contains the following:
- a CDS encoding glycosyltransferase family 2 protein, protein MTPYLSIIIPVFNEQENITPLYDKLKKDLALIDTSYEVLFIDDGSNDSTFKKILDIQQKDNCIKIIKFRRNFGKSAALNIAFRKLQGNIVITMDGDLQDDSAEIGNFLRKIDEGYDLVSGWKFQRNDPFTKVFPSRIFNGLTSWITGVKLHDFNCGFKAYRREVTDAIYLYGEMHRYIPILAAQYGFKIAEIQVHHKPRRFGRSKYGFSRLFKGFLDLITVKYITSYSARPLHAFGVPGFVFLGLGFIIGIYLLALKYLENIVLSERPLLLLSVLLIVLGLQFISIGLLGEMITHRETGKENLTPYIEKSIGI, encoded by the coding sequence AAAAAGATCTTGCGTTGATCGATACAAGCTACGAAGTCCTTTTTATCGATGACGGATCGAATGATTCGACATTTAAAAAAATCCTTGATATCCAGCAAAAGGATAACTGCATAAAAATTATTAAATTCAGAAGAAATTTTGGAAAATCCGCAGCCTTAAATATCGCATTTCGCAAATTACAGGGAAATATCGTCATCACTATGGATGGCGATCTGCAGGACGACTCTGCCGAGATCGGGAACTTCCTAAGGAAAATCGATGAGGGGTACGACCTCGTTTCGGGATGGAAATTCCAGCGAAATGACCCTTTTACAAAGGTGTTCCCGAGCAGGATTTTCAACGGACTCACCTCATGGATTACCGGTGTGAAACTTCACGATTTTAATTGTGGATTTAAAGCGTATCGCCGCGAGGTAACCGATGCAATCTATCTCTATGGGGAGATGCACCGTTATATTCCGATATTAGCTGCCCAGTACGGGTTCAAAATTGCGGAAATCCAGGTGCACCACAAGCCGAGGCGGTTCGGGAGGTCAAAATATGGATTTTCACGTCTATTCAAGGGATTTTTGGACCTTATTACAGTGAAATACATTACCTCGTATTCTGCACGACCCCTTCATGCATTCGGAGTGCCCGGCTTTGTCTTCCTGGGGCTCGGGTTCATCATCGGGATCTATCTGCTCGCACTCAAATACCTCGAAAACATCGTGTTGAGCGAACGGCCCCTGCTATTGCTTTCCGTGCTGCTCATCGTCCTCGGACTCCAGTTCATCTCGATCGGGTTACTGGGGGAGATGATTACACACAGGGAAACCGGAAAGGAGAACCTGACACCGTATATCGAAAAATCAATCGGTATCTGA
- a CDS encoding class I SAM-dependent methyltransferase — protein MAHDEDQLLHDETSGKYFKRSTGWITRIFIRNVVRELEELNPDTVLDVGCGTGYVTDIIGGALNVSVIGCDLERERLLIAKTRFNQQVIMADITRLPFRDGSFDAIVAMEILEHLQHPDAALTEMKRVARKNIVITVPNDPYFMLANMMRGKNVKNFGNPPDHILHFNKSSFARYLSGSFRNVAVRTNAWLWLLATMYLH, from the coding sequence ATGGCACACGACGAGGATCAGCTACTCCACGACGAGACTTCCGGGAAGTACTTCAAGAGGTCAACCGGATGGATCACAAGAATTTTTATCCGGAATGTAGTCCGGGAACTGGAAGAACTTAACCCCGATACTGTTCTGGATGTGGGGTGCGGGACAGGATACGTTACCGACATTATCGGAGGCGCACTAAACGTAAGTGTAATCGGGTGCGATCTCGAGAGAGAAAGATTGTTGATCGCAAAAACGCGGTTCAATCAGCAGGTAATCATGGCCGACATCACCAGGCTGCCGTTCAGGGATGGAAGTTTCGATGCCATAGTCGCAATGGAGATTCTGGAACACCTGCAACATCCGGATGCCGCACTGACGGAGATGAAGAGGGTCGCCAGGAAAAATATCGTAATTACGGTCCCCAATGATCCCTACTTCATGCTTGCGAACATGATGCGGGGGAAAAATGTTAAAAATTTTGGTAATCCTCCGGATCATATTCTCCATTTCAATAAAAGTTCCTTCGCGCGGTACCTCTCGGGTAGTTTCCGGAATGTTGCGGTCAGGACCAATGCGTGGTTATGGCTTTTGGCAACGATGTACCTGCATTAA
- a CDS encoding lysylphosphatidylglycerol synthase transmembrane domain-containing protein, with protein MQTLVTSMKKSQYIQIIAILLTITFAGILISQISINDLVSTLRNINPAYLLAGFLLYSCSYFFRSLRFGYLLDNAIRLRDMYRIVCLHNMFNYILPVRSGELTYVYLIKKIHGRTAGEGLATLIISRIFDYILITILFLISFFLLRDLKMISTNAIFLGIAFMLLLLVLLMWFMYKGRSSVHYLERFFGAFRVDQHRAGNFILRKCDETVQCIEHLKETKQGMWYPLIISTLGVWLSIYTMNFVLILAMNIQLTYIAVIFASTFAILTTVLPVQGMGNFGTLEAGWTLGFIAVGVSQDAAISSGFIYHFIVILYFAIWGVWGFLALRKNNLFTFSA; from the coding sequence ATGCAGACCCTGGTGACATCGATGAAAAAATCTCAATACATTCAAATTATCGCGATTCTGCTTACTATCACCTTCGCAGGAATTCTCATATCGCAGATTTCCATCAATGACCTGGTGTCCACGCTTAGAAATATCAACCCTGCCTACCTTCTCGCAGGATTTCTGTTGTACAGCTGTAGTTATTTCTTCAGGTCCCTACGTTTTGGGTATCTCCTGGATAATGCGATCCGGTTGAGGGATATGTACCGGATTGTATGCCTTCACAATATGTTCAATTACATATTACCCGTACGCTCCGGGGAGCTAACCTACGTCTACCTGATCAAGAAGATCCATGGAAGGACTGCCGGGGAAGGTCTTGCAACTCTGATAATTTCCCGAATCTTCGATTATATCCTGATTACAATCTTATTTTTAATTTCTTTTTTTCTCCTTCGGGATCTGAAAATGATTAGTACGAATGCAATTTTCCTGGGAATTGCATTCATGCTGCTCCTGCTCGTGCTCCTGATGTGGTTCATGTATAAAGGAAGGTCATCTGTCCATTACCTGGAGAGGTTTTTCGGGGCATTTCGTGTAGATCAGCACCGTGCAGGAAATTTCATTCTGAGAAAATGCGACGAGACCGTACAATGTATAGAACATCTCAAGGAAACTAAACAAGGCATGTGGTATCCGTTAATTATCTCAACGCTTGGAGTCTGGCTCTCAATTTATACCATGAATTTTGTCCTCATCCTGGCGATGAATATACAACTGACGTATATCGCGGTGATATTTGCATCGACATTTGCCATCCTGACCACGGTCCTGCCGGTTCAGGGGATGGGGAACTTCGGAACGCTTGAGGCAGGCTGGACGCTCGGGTTCATCGCCGTAGGGGTGTCCCAGGATGCTGCGATAAGCTCCGGGTTCATCTACCATTTCATCGTTATACTGTATTTTGCGATCTGGGGAGTTTGGGGATTTTTAGCCTTAAGAAAGAATAATCTGTTCACGTTCTCGGCTTAA